Within Candidatus Bathyarchaeota archaeon, the genomic segment CATCTCACCTCCCTCACGATCTCCGCGAAGTTCCCCTTCCTGGACCCTGGGGTGTCCAGCCTAACCCCCTGAAGCTTCTCCCCCAGCGCTTCGGCGGCCATGATCGCCTCAGTCTTCTCGTCGAAGTATGTGTCCACCAGGGCTATCCTGGGCACCTCGGGCTCCATAACCTCATGGAAGCCTCTCCATGCGGATGTCTGGTCTCCGAGGGCTATTATCAGGGCGTGGGGCATGGTCCCCATGGGCCTCCCCCCGATGACCTCAGCCCCTATGAGGCTTGAGACGCCATCCATGCCACCGATATAGGCGGCCCTGTCAATGGCTGGTGCGAGGGCTGGATGCATCCTCCTTATCCCGAAGGAGACCGTGAGCCTCTCCCCGGCAGCCAATCTCACCCTCGCAGCCCTTGTCGCCACCCCCGACTCCTGGCATAGAAGGCCAAGCATGGGGGTCTCCATCAAGCAGAAGTCGGAGTAGGCCCCCTCAACCATTAGAACCGGCTCTCTAAATCCCCTGTGATCCGATGGGTGGAAGATGCTCCCCTCAGGCATGGAGTAGACATCCACTGGGATCCCCTCTAGGAGGTGGGCCACCTCCTCAACCCCGCAGAGAACCCCCCAGGGATGATCGTCTGGGATGGCCCCGGAGGTGACCTCCGCAGCAACCCATACCCGATCCCTACCCTTAGCGTGGAGGATCTCCTTCGTCCTCACGAAGTATATGTCGGTAGTCCTTCCATTCTTGATCTCCTCAGCCGTGGCTATGTGAAATTTCCTCAAGAGATCTCCCCGCTATCATTGGATTATAGGTATCATAAGGATTTCGGATATGCCATTGAGATATTATTGAAGAGGTCTCAGAGATTGTGCCAATTCCAATAGAGGAATGCTATGATGCTTATAAAGAATGTTTTCAGAGATTTAACCAATATCGTTGAAACACTAAACCTGAGATTCAATCCGAATCTAATGATTGTCACCTAATAGCGTTGTGAACTAAGCTCCTACTTCGTTTTTAGGATTATGCGATGATGACAGAAACTCGTAGGAATAAACCATTTTATCGGGACGATTCGCCTGAGGGCTCATACACCTTAACAGTTTAGCTGAGAGGGGAATAAGCATCCAGACCGCATATGTCGAGATGACCTCATAGTAACTGAAACCCATCAACAGACCCATATGTCACAATGTCATATCATAAGCTGCAACTACACATCCCAGTTATTTGGGTTATGTATAGATCTAAGGGTTCAGACATCATCTAACAAGAACTCTGGGAATTGAAATAAGTATATAGAATCTCCCTTCCCCGTGATTTTTATAGTTCGCGGAGATCGGGAAGGGAGTAAGGCATGTCTGCATCAGGAGCTAAAACAGATCATGGGGGTGGTCAGTGTCCATTCTTCAGGAACTGGATGACTCGGAAGGACTGGCGGTGTGGGCGCTGGCACATCTGCAGATTCAGGAGCGATGTAAGATGCCCAGCTAAAGGAGGAACCTAAAGGATGTAACCCAAGCACCTAAGCGTGCAGCCGAAAGACGGAACCGACCTTTTATCCAAATGTAACTATGTAAGGGCCCTTACTAGCTCTTCAGAGGAGACTAACTTGGCCCCGTAGATTCTCTCCATATATCTTAGGGCTGCCTCCTGCTCGTCTTGGGTGGGGGCCTCAACGCAGTCGCGAGGGATTACAACTCTATATCCGCGGAAGAAGGCGTCTGCCGCAGTGTGCTGGATACAGATGTTCGTGACCAGCCCCGTGAGGATGACCGTGTCCACGCCAAGCTCTCTGAGGAGGGGGTCTAGGCCTGTGGCGTAGAAGGCGCTATAACGCCTCTTCTTAAGGTTATAGTCTCCGGCCTCTGGCCTCAGCTCCTCGATTATCTCAGCCCCCCAGGATCCCTCCAGGGCATGGCTGGGCCATAGCTCGAACTCTCTGTCGATCCCGGGGAGGTGGGCATCAGAGACATAGATCACCGGGATCCTAACCTCCCGAGCCCTCCTCAGGAGCTCCCTCAGGGGGGCTATTATCCTCAAAGCCCTCTCGCCTCCAAGGGCTCCTGAGACGAAGTCATTAATCATGTCTATTACAAGCACGGAGGGTTTCAGCCCTCATCACCAAATCTTTGTGGCAACTTCTCAATTATAATATTTCCCGAGAGGATGGGCCACTATAAGCCCAAGCAGAGCCAGGTCCCTAGGCTAGGGGATAGAGATATTAGGCTACCATTGACCTCTATTTGATGATGACTTATGTCTGGGGAGGAGTTACCTATCTCTGAAAAGCTCAAGGTGATAGATGCAGTTACCCTGTATAAGACGGAGAAGTGGTGGGCAGCCGTAGCCCTTGTGGACTCCTTCGGGAGGAGGCAGATAGCCCTGTACCTATGGCTCAAGAAGAACGGGAGATGGAGACGGAACCAGAAATATGTCATCCACAGCAAAGGAGAATGGTCACAGATTAAGGAGGCCGTAGAGAGATTCACCCCTCAACTCGTCATGTGAGCTGCGCATAGATGGACAATTAATTTTGGCTCGACGACATGGTCAACATCATCTCATCCTCCAAGGTGTATTTGCTGAGAAGGCATCTAACTTACGAGCTAGGATGATGAGAAGTGTTTGGGGTGCCCGTCCTCGAAGGACCCGAGGGCTCCTACTTCTTCTGGAACCCCTGCGTATGCAAAGCTTACAGCCAAGCGTCTGAAAAGCTGTATAAAAGTTGTTGAGAGTGTATTAAGGGTGTAAGTAGAGGTATTCGATATACCGCAGACCGCGGAGTATAAAAGGAGAGGTAAGTGGGATGCTAGAGACGGCTTAAACGGATTTATCAAGATCCTTGAGGAAGATAGAATTGGGCTTTCCTCTGAATAGGAAGCTACGAACTCTCCAAGCCTTTCGTCTCCGTGAGAAATGCTAAGGGCAGTTCTCTCAGTTCTTTTACTCTATTGAGCATCTCCTTCTCCGGTTTTAGGAAGAGAGCCTTTGCATGGAGCTTTATTGCGGTGACTATCACATAGCAGTCTGATAGAGCTATTCTGAGCTTTTTCCTGAGTTCTCCGGCTTCAAGTGCTATTTCCGGTGTTACCTCCGCTATCTCAATTCTCACAGTAAGCCACTTGACGAAGTTCAGTGCCTCCTCGTTGGGATTCTCAATGCGAGCCAGCTCATAGAGCCTAGATGTAACGGGTATGACTTCTGAGACCGTAATAGGTGTTATATATAGCTCCACGCTATTCTTCAGCGCGTCGTCAAGTAGCTTCTCAACGGTGCTCCTATAAGGTGAACTCCTCACAATATACTCTGCTAGAACCCCGGTGTCAACCACATACTTCTCTAAGGATTCTCCTAAACTTCTCCTCCTCAAGTCTATTCTCCTCGCCTAGTATCTCCTCAACGATTTGGGGGTCTATATCGACGACCCTTGGCTTAAAAGACCTTATCACTATTTCCCCCTCCCTAGCCTCGACAGCCACCTCCCCCTCACCTATACCAGCAGCCATCCTAAGAGACTTCGGGAGTATCAGCACACCTTTATCCCTTATCTTCAGTATAACTTTGACCACATTTTCACCAATGTCTTTATAGTTAACCAAATTATAAAGTTTAACTTTGTATTAGGCCGCAGTAGGCCTCCTGGGAGTAGTTTGACCTAAGACCTCCGCAGCCACACGGGTCCAGGAGTGGGAGAACGAGAAAGGCATCATATTCACCAATACTGTGAAGGCTGCGAAGCGATTAAGGGGTCGCTCTCAAGAACCAACATGAATTGGGGGAGGTGGCCATCCTAGTCGGGAGGGGGGAATTTCGATGGAGTAGCAGGCCTTAGCCCTCCACCATTTCAGGGAGAGAGACATCCTATACTAATTAATTGGTATACGATACTCAGGGAGGATAGGAGCAGCTTTGGCGAAGGATCATCAGGCTCGGAAGGATAATCATACGTCACAGGATATTCATATCCAAAGGCGAGGATCACAAGACGAAGGACATACTATATGCTAAGCAGCCCCTAGGACGTAGAGAGCAGAGACAATGACGGTCTATATTCCAACTAGAAGAGACATCCCAATTTCAAGAAGAGTTTCACTCAACGACCGCAGAGAGCGTGGAGGAGGCCATTGGGCTTAAAAATCTGGACATAAAGCGGAAAACCTAGGATGGAAAGCTTTTTACGTCTAGGTGCTCCTCAGGCTTTTAAACTGCTTAGAAGAGGGAGGGTGATGAGCGAGAGCCGCAGGGTCATCGACGCTGAGGGCCTCATACTGGGGAGGATGGCCAGCATCGTGGCGAAGAGGCTGCTTCAGGGAGAGAGGATAGAGATCGTCAACGCTGAGAGGGCCGTGATCTCTGGGAGGCGTCTGATGGTGATCGAGAATTGGAAGAGCCGTCTTAGGCTTGGGGGGGCTGGGAAGGGGCCGATCCACTACAGGAGGCCTAACATGATCCTGCGGAGGGTCGTCAGGGGCATGCTCCCATATAGGAGTGCTCATGGGAGGGAGGCCTTCAAGAGGCTAAGGGTCCACTTGGGAGTCCCAAGGGAGCTTGAGAACGTTGAGAGGGAGAGCATCCCTGAGGCGCATGTTAGCAGGCTTAGGGGACGCTACGTCACCCTCGGAGAGGTCGCGGAGCAGATGGGGTGGAGGAGATAAAAACCCAAACAGTTTTATTATGGATAGATTTTGGGGATTGAGGCGATGACCAAGATGTTGCTATCAACCGGGAAGAGGAAGACCTCTATTGCAAGGGTTCTAATAAGGGAGGGGACTGGA encodes:
- a CDS encoding nicotinate phosphoribosyltransferase, which codes for MRKFHIATAEEIKNGRTTDIYFVRTKEILHAKGRDRVWVAAEVTSGAIPDDHPWGVLCGVEEVAHLLEGIPVDVYSMPEGSIFHPSDHRGFREPVLMVEGAYSDFCLMETPMLGLLCQESGVATRAARVRLAAGERLTVSFGIRRMHPALAPAIDRAAYIGGMDGVSSLIGAEVIGGRPMGTMPHALIIALGDQTSAWRGFHEVMEPEVPRIALVDTYFDEKTEAIMAAEALGEKLQGVRLDTPGSRKGNFAEIVREVRWELDIRGYNHVRIFVSGGLDDEAVKALGEAGADAFGVGTWVSSAPTVDFALDIVEVEGRPAAKRGKLGGKKQVYRCPRCLIDLVKPWGSEPPSCPCCGGETEPMLKPLIKGGEIVADLPEPKKIRGYVLDQLKRLSTRGCSQA
- a CDS encoding cysteine hydrolase, with the protein product MINDFVSGALGGERALRIIAPLRELLRRAREVRIPVIYVSDAHLPGIDREFELWPSHALEGSWGAEIIEELRPEAGDYNLKKRRYSAFYATGLDPLLRELGVDTVILTGLVTNICIQHTAADAFFRGYRVVIPRDCVEAPTQDEQEAALRYMERIYGAKLVSSEELVRALT
- a CDS encoding PIN domain-containing protein, which produces MRRRSLGESLEKYVVDTGVLAEYIVRSSPYRSTVEKLLDDALKNSVELYITPITVSEVIPVTSRLYELARIENPNEEALNFVKWLTVRIEIAEVTPEIALEAGELRKKLRIALSDCYVIVTAIKLHAKALFLKPEKEMLNRVKELRELPLAFLTETKGLESS
- a CDS encoding 50S ribosomal protein L13; translated protein: MSESRRVIDAEGLILGRMASIVAKRLLQGERIEIVNAERAVISGRRLMVIENWKSRLRLGGAGKGPIHYRRPNMILRRVVRGMLPYRSAHGREAFKRLRVHLGVPRELENVERESIPEAHVSRLRGRYVTLGEVAEQMGWRR